The genomic interval AATTTAAACACGCTATTTCAAAATTAGTCAGATGTCAGGGTTTGCagttggtaggaccttgtgcaaggtccgcccggattgctaccaccatcttgctcgctaatcctgccgtgaagcagcagtgcttgtactgttgtgtttcggcgtggagagtaagagagccggtgaaattactggcacttgaggtatcccatcgtaggcctctaggttggcaacgcatctgcaatacccctggtgttgcagatgtttatgggcggtggtgatctcttaccatcaggagccccacttgctcgtttgccatccagtcgaataaaaaaagggtcgaataaaaaaagggtTATATTGCTTAccttcatcgtcatcatcatcagccggaagacgtctactgttaaacaaagacttccccattagaacgccacaattaacgataacttgccacttgcatccaccggttgctcgcaactttcgcgatgtcgtcagcacatctagtgggaggcctgtcaaagcttcgtcttccggttcgtggtcgagACGGTTATGATTTTCGTGCGTGTGGCCCGCCTATTACCATTTCAACATGCCTATTCTTCAGTCAGTTTCGACTTAACAAAGCAAAGGGTTAACGATTCTACGTAGTTTATTATTGTAGAACGTTCACGATATGAATTTACAAACCTTTCTCACGTTATTACAGGTGCCCCGTGGCGCTCTCAAGTACGTGATATCAGACCGAGTGAAGAAGCTAGCTGCACACAGAGTTATACCCACCGAGTACTAAACCTCCCTTGCCACTACTGCCCACTTCTAGCGGCAAACTAACCATGTAAATAACTCATAGAAATAAGCTATAAATACACTTGGATATAAATATAGTTTGCCACCAATGTATACCCATTTCATAATCAGAAACCAATTGTGGCGGTCCATTAGATCCAATTCCCTAATTGTCTAATTCCCGAACGCATATTTATTCGTATGTCTATTCTTCGAACGTCTATTTACCCGAACATCCAATTGTCCAGTCGGTCTCTATTCAACCATTTCCTGGTTCGTTAATTTCAATTCTATGACTCAAGGTCGACGGAGCCCTATTCCACGTGGCTGAACCGCTTCGCGTCTTGGCGCAACTAATCGAACCCAGTGccgtatttatatttttatgagtgtaggccactttatttcCGCCATCCCGTGTAACctttctaaaattattttctcgTCCTCTGAAATCTTCcacccctaggccgcggcctattgacaaatccaggactaaCCTAACCTGTTGTTTTCAAGTTTATTGCACAAACAGGTTACTTTAGGACACAAAGCCATAGAGAGAGATGAACGAAATAGGCTGGAAAATCGGGGAATGAGACAATTGGAGTAATTAGACATCTGGAGAACTGGACGTTCAGAGAATGAACATTTTGAGAATTGGACGAAATAGACAGACATTTTAGGGAATTGAACGTACCTAATGGACCTGAACTAAAGAAACAGCTTGATCAAAATGAAAAGCTTGTTCCACTTCGATGTATAATTTCACAGAAGCagtgtaatattatattatcccATTCCAAGCAACTAAAGCCGAAATATAACAATAGTAACAgtttatttttggttttatttacctatattaTGTACATGGTTGATTCAATACTTACAGAATACTGGAGTTCAAAAAACGTATAATTCATAATTCGATTTATAATCGCATTTGATTTTGCAGATcgtgatttataaataataataaataaattatccttATAATTATTGTTCTAGGATTCGAATGGGATTTGTACTAGGGTTGATTTGTTCAAGGGTGGGTGAGGCTGAATATGATGGCGTTTGTGAAGTCTTTGGTGGTGGATTGTCCGCCGAGGTCCTTCGTCCTCACCTTGCCGTCAAGTAGCACCCTGTAAATAACAAAACATAGTTAGCAAGGACTGTCTACCAAATAACACTAAAATATTTCTAACAGGCCCTAGCCAAGCTCTTCAATTGATCTACATAgaggttttttaaaataactttagAATTTAGAATATTGCCTACAAAACGGGATTTACACATTTCCAAGATAATAgcctaaagcagcgtttccaccagagatttgcgaggatgtgttgcgagctagttgcgagggatgtgtgtTTGATTAACCactagaaacgcttcatttacctcgcctcgctccgctcagctgtttccaccagagatgtgctgtgcgaggatgtgtaaatgaagggtttctattggttgatgaaaaacatattcctcgcaacacatcctcgcacatctctggtggaaacgctgcttaaagcTACGTATTCAGCAGAGATATGCGAAGATCCACACTAGATTCACAGCTGGCTATTAGTGGCAGTAGTTCGCCTGCTAGACACAATGCGGCGCTAGGATAGAGGTGATGATGACCTTCGACGTAGCCGTCAACGGCGAACCCTTCCACGAACTAACTTGGTATGTTCCGCTCGTGTGAGCGAACATGGctcgcgcgcgtgtgtgtgtgtgtgtgcgtgtgcgtgtgcgtgtgtgtgtgtgtgtgtgtgtgcgaatAATCACCGTTTTTACGGCGTTTCCTTTCGCCATTAGTGTTTTGGTAGGTTAGGTATTATTTaaccttttccaggccccgtgAATTTAGATAAGCTACCACAAAATGAATCACAGCTTTATATTGTTAACCAATGAGggactaatttaaaaatgaataatattttaaatgatttcaattaattttgtacctttttgcaaatttagcaaggtcgaatatttgtgtacatttatgtggtcgctatatgcactatgcctggaaaagggtttaACCttttataaggccccatttattggagcatactaccacagaatcaaaagcagctatcgaatacatacctgacaaagaatatttttaaagctagtcgtattttcaataatagcAATGGAAATTATGACGTATTATGAaagcaataaggttcagtttccaactcaatgcaagtggtcgctaaatcgcctctgccttattaagggttaaagaGGTGAATGATGCTCagggtatttttttatgaaaactcaaaaatatcggaacatgcactctattattaaggtattgaGTTCATGTCTCGATAATTTGATCACCTtgaccgctccgaaatatctgatggagACTGTTCGTGTACACATTTGGGTTTAGCTTAGAGGTACTGACTTGTTGATGGCGTTCTTGATCATCTTGGAGTACGAGTGCAGATTGACGTGCGCGAGCAAGTTGGCCGAGCACAGCAGCATGGCGCACGGGTTCGCGATGTTTTTGCCTACTGCACCCGAGAAGATGTGGCGCGCGCCCTGCCAAACAAAGCGATAtggagataataaaaaaaaacttgattaaAATAgcacattgttgtagaggctggaaaatAAGCAATagatagatgaacgagttagcaTAGAACAAAACACTTAAATAGCGTTTCAGACGCAGCGTCGTACgtatgtaatttttaaccgccgacgcaaaaagaggggtgttataagtttgaccgctgtttttgcaactttttgttggttagattataaCTTCTAACGTACGCGTTTGCCGCATTAAAAATGCCGTGTTTTTCGGACGGAGACATGAGAACGCATTCTGTTGATCGCATGCGTTTAACGctataatgagggttttcacagaggcgaaatatcgctagatggcgttagtatcgtgaggtgcgtttgacgtttgcttgcaatgagggctatcgttttttgtttcactagatggcgcactgttgcgtgaggtttttaagtatggctttcaaagtctgttattacgggcatgaaaacaaagtttagattaaaatcatatttaatacaccttaaaaccgtaccataaaaatatcgagcatgccacagtgttgcatagtccccgttttgttcggaaaaaagggaggacaaaggtttccgaaagacaaaactgtctcaaaacacagacattcattgccccggaacgcatatttgccataattcatttcagatattgcaaaatattcacaaaattattctaattataaataaacccgcgtagctcacccaaaaactatgagatttgacatttcggagacctcacgctacactagcgcctctagtggcgaattcatacgcgatagccctcattggctcatttaattttttatccaatcacgagcaaacgtcagcAAACTCATTTTCACAGTGGCGCACAAAACAACTGAGCGCTTCAATGAACACTTCAACAAAGGATTCGGAGTCGAGATTAACCATATGTCTATTCGAAAATagaaactgagacatggatgcacagaaaaaccagaaaaagagaccagcgctgggaatcgaacccagatcctcagcaatccgtgctgcgtgctataacccctacaacaccgctggacaggaatctagacacgaatttttcctatgcatacatatctcaggttgcttatttctactacgctacttatgcagcagcactagcgacatctatgttccgctctcatcgagagacgatatggtttcacgggatacccgtaaaagtatcaaatttggagttgaaataaaaaatacaaaaagactccaaaaaaccaatcatatgtCTATTGCCATATGTcaagatttttgatttttgatttggaTGCCAGGATAGTACTTGCCAGCACTTGGCAAGTGTCAGGGTTTTTAGATTAGTAGTAGAGTTTTTTGACTTTTAGGgagatttcaggatttttatcagGACATTTTGTTTTTCCATATGGCAACCCAACCCATGTCTCGTCTGTGCCGTACTATACCTGTTCGAACACCGCGCACTCGGGGCTATAGCTGGCGCCGGCGACGACTCCCGCGCCGCCGACCAGCCCGCTCGCCAGGTTATCCACAATATTCCCGTACAGGTTGGGCGCGACCATCACATCGAACTGGTTCGGGTTCGACACCATCTGCATCGTGCAGTTGTCCACGATCATTTTCTCGAATTCGATGCGCGGGTAGAGGGCCGCCatctgaaattattattttaagggtcaatcaacttttaagtgtgttattctgtcccgtaactcaggagacatgaTACGCTttcttaggctgcgtttccaacagagatgtgggaggaaaattaaaactttatttcggcaaaccacatgTTTCGTgggattaataggttttgtgcctcggtctgtttgatttaaaaaaaagaggtcggattgacagctgtcagttgttaAACGTTGCCGTACGTACGTATGTGTCGTtgtacggcgacatttgacaactgacatgctcttgtttttttttaatcaaaacagaccaaggcacaaaacctattaatttcaccaaatgTGTGGTTGCCGatataaagtttcaatttattcttacaaaaaaacagcaagtgaaaaaatatctatctacaggagtgagctacattatataAGTCGAATATCgacgatataaaaaaatatgataccTATGGACCATCCCAGAAAACAAGGTACGCCGCGGGTAATGTCTAGTATTACATAAATCATTACGTCAGTGCTACACTCACCTGTTCACAGCTCCTAAGGAAGGTGCCGTCTCCGAGCTTCATGATGTTAGCCTTGTGTACAGCCGTGACCTTCTTGCGGCCCATTTTGACGGCGTAGTCGAACGCGAACTTGGCGATGCGGTCCGACTTGACGGCCGTGATGATTTTGAGGCACTCCACCACGCCTGGAGACAGATGGATTTCATATTTATTCAGCTAATTGACAGGTCTACACGGTTTTTCTCaaactatagaaaaaaaaagacctAGTTCAAGTtccgtaaaaataaaaagcaataaaGAAATTGGATAACTAAATACGCGAGTCgaagttaggtaggtaggtatatttatttttctcaaaaatggtatgaaatgttaccattacgtcatcaaaaacgtcgtagaaagtaacgcatcctggagactagctgctagtgtccaggaagtaatcTCGAACTGTCCAagaagtaagtatgaaattactTCCTGGACAGCGACGAGTTCCTTTTAAAATTTGGAACctgtcacaaacagcgcgcgggccgagcggcagTGTTTGGTGTAGTTAACTAGTATTTTGAAATGGgtccatgtcatcatcatcatcatcaccatcaatacaaaccatcatcatcatcatcatcactaacaACGAccattatcatcaccatcactaaCATCTATTCaagattagaagctaaggttaatcaagtaattatgcatttttattgaaataaacagtttaaagtttaagtttaagtttaacaatcatcatcatcatcatcatcatcatcatgactaacaatcatcaccatcatcattaccatgagccatgactaacaatcataatcattatcatcatcaccgtcaaccatcatcaatcatcatcattcattatcaccatcaccatcatcactatcatcactTCACAATCACcgtcatttcattatcatcatcatcaccatttttgagaaaagcactatacaagcttcgACCAGTAATCGCCATCCTGGCCTCGTATCACTACTATTCTACTCTtccaggatggcttacttactggcCTCTGCGGTAATGTactaatacgagtattataagCAGAACAACTGCAACCACACCCATCAGCTTTCTCCGATCAAGTCGGTTAAAGTCAAACTTGCGCGAAAGTTGTACACGGGTATGGGtacaatacattttaaatttatgaaagTTTGTACCCCTCAATTTACACCCAAAgactttaaaaatgtaattattaatagCCAATTCATAAGTATAACCTCAGTAAGACCTCACCTTGTCTAATGTGGGTTTTGACCATAAAAGTATGACAACCACTGCCTTAgagtacagatctattgaataacgTTTTTGCATCGTATTTTATCGAATAAAtataagcttcagtaaacttcagtaagctagttgttCAACTAACCTGGCACAGACTCGTGCTCCAAAGCAGAGTACTCTCCCTCAGTCTGCTCTCTGATGATGATGCAGTCCACATCCTTGTGGCGGCAGTTAACGTTCGGCAGCGACTTGACGTGCACAACGTTAGCGTACAGGTCGAGAGCGTTGCGGAGTTTCATGTTCAGCGTTTGGAGCTCGCCGGTGTGAGAGAAGTCCGGGGTTGCGAGGATGCCCTAGGAATCGAGAGATAAAGGAAAATATTCCACGTTTCTGCAGCGTTTTTACCCTCATTACCATTTCGGTAAGCTAgttagtacggtcaaggactttaatacatgtcatgagccaccatagaaccttttgaatggaaaagtcattacgattttccttgtaaattaatgcgatgtcactataacGTTTACTgggaaatggttccatggtgactAATAAATTAAGTCTTTGACAGTACTTACCGAAATGGTAATGGCTTACagtagaatttttttaacacttgTCCGCAGTGGcaacaacttagaaaagttgataaACCCCGTtcttgcgttgggggttaaccCTTTTCCGGGCATAGTGCATTGCATATAGCGACTACATctatgtacacaaatattcgaccttgctaaaTTCACAATATAGTACAAATCAATTGAagtcattaaaatattatttgtttttaaattaatccctcataggtaaataacataaaactatgatttattttgtggttGGGATCTAAATTcgtggaaaagggttaaaaagGAATATGAGTGTACCTTGATGCAAATCTTGTTTCTGGCGATGGAGTTGACGACATCTTCCAGCGGGGCGCTCAGGGTGGGGTTCACCTCGGAGAAGAAATATGACTCAAAGTCCACCGGGATACCAGCAGCCTGTACACAGACACATAAAAACGCACCTATACAACAACAATGtcataatttcatttattttccaaaaaatactTGGATGGTCTAAAATTGGtcaaaaaagaagttttttcgcaaattattataaaatttctatgaaatgaatatgaaATTGTTCTGAAATTATTGTTAAACCATTATTGTCTGAATTATTGTTACTAAGGAAATAAATAAGGCTTTATTATTATCGTTAATAATAGTATAAAGAGACTAAGACATTCAcatgaatattttttacttacatTTACATACCTTAAAAACTTCCTGTACAGAGTAGACCAGCTCAGGCCCTACTCCATCTCCAGGGATGAGGGTGCACTTTATGCGGCCTCCTTTGCTCTATATCAGAAGACATAATTTAGTGGGTGTAACATTTTGTAATGAGTTCACAAATTACACAACTAAGTATTTATTCACcgtttttgcggcgtttttttgtcattaCTGTTTCCGCAAGTATTATAACAACTATAAAAGAGATGATGCTCAGGCTTAAATTTTTGTGAAGACTTAAGACAATACCAATGCTAAATCTAGTGTGATCGAAATTGTTGCGTCTTGTCCTCCCGTTGGTGCTAAAAATGGGGGATGGTAATGAATGACTTTTAACGGGCTGGTCAAAACGAGTGAATATTCACCCATCTACTCTGCTAAGTTTTGGTGTGTAATTAATAATgtatcattataaaaaaaaaacttttcagtttcatcaatatttaaaaatgcaGTGTGGAGGTATAGGCAGTAGAAAGAACAATTTATAGATTTGTATTAGAATGACAGTGTGCAAAGGtctcaaaaaaaatgaaaattaaaaaaaagtaccctAGATCTTACCATGGCTTGAACCTGTATAAATTCAACTTAATAATAACAGGTACATTCagacataaaatattaagaagTTAATCCATATATTTGTGGACATCACAGGGGCATATGCAAAGGACACATGCTATATTtcacaacatataaataaagtgCTATACATAGTGGACTAACACAAAAGGCATCTTCTCATGCTAAGGTGAAAACAATTAAACAGccattctatatttttttatgaatacagCCAATGGATACCAAAGTGATGAGCCCAATTTTAATTTTCCAAGATGGGTGGTGCTTAGGTACCAATGAGTGTAGTAGTGTAGAAAATTTGGATAAATTTTAGGTTAAGATCAGGTTAGGTACTAATTATACCTTTTGGAATTTATTTGTAACCATGATTCAACAATTGATGTTAAGAACTTCGGAGACAATCAAATAACTTAACATTAGGTATGAAGATTGATGCTTGATTCAAGCATCTTGATTGTTTACAACTTTTGCTTAATTCTCAAATATTCATTAGAAATAGTTAAAATTTACTGTTGTCACTTAATTGTCTCCATAGCTCTTATGTTTTGTCAAGCTTTGAATTTTCCGAGTTTAATACATAGAATGGCTTAATTACTATTTAACTGAGTAACATGCAGTCTTTGAAAAATCTCACGTATCATTGAGAAGTAGAACCTGCAAATCTAGAGGAAAACTCAGAAAACTTAATTATtaagactataaaaaaaataaataataattattaataataatatgtgaaaATTTGGGTGCcaatttaaatcaaatattttatatacagtAATTTGAGAATATTTATAATTGATTTGAGCATTGAAGCAGGAATACCCTATCAGCAGAGGTCACTTAGTTTATCAACTCGTCCAACAGTAGAACAACAAACCAGATGTATATGAAGGTAGTCATAATGTTAATGATGTTTacttctttgtttatttaagtacatGTAAATAATctctatttcaattaaaattaaaaaacatgacttaaaaaaaaatcatccttTTTCATAAACTTAATGGTTTGATTGGATTGAAATGAAAATcattttgtaaccacaaagataCTGAaaatgtctttaaaaaaataaatactcatttGTAACTCAGTCTTGTtccttaataaattaatactagttttgcaaataaaattagtaGTCATCAATTTTGCATGGTTCTAAACCTTAAGTGAATGATAGCTATGTGGGGTTGAACCTTTGCCTTCTTCTGAGAGGAaagaataataaacaataaccaAAAAGTGAATGgggcaaaatatttaaaataaaaatggaaggTACATACATGACATATAAAAGTGGTTAAAGTCGCAAATCAGCTGGTCCGCTGTCTCAGTTCAAAAAGAACCTTCATTGTAGTGAACCTCAACAATTATTTGTTTAAGCATTAAAGGAAGGTATTTCCTGCTTCATGGCTCTTCAGGTTCCATTTACACTTGCTATTAGTACAGTTAGTATTTCTCACCAGGGAGCTGATGGAATGTGGTGCGTAACATACGTTTGTGTCCGAGTTAACCGCGCTCGTCGTATGAAAACCTTTTCCAGCGAGCTGGGAACCCTGCAATGCCCATAATGTACTTTATTAACACAATCTCACGTGGGTAGCGGTAGATTATGTATCTTGATATACGACGTAACGTATTTAATGAATTATGCCGCGTAGACATGTAGTTATATTGATATCGAGCCTAATTGTTAGGAAAATACGTTACGAAACACATTGTTTCGCAGTTTCAATTCTGTATAGACAACAACTTTATGGAAGAATTAAAATCAAAGTCATACCTGAACCAGGGTTCGGATGATATTTCTGGTAATGAGGGACATAGTGGACAGCAATTATAAAAAGgctattttagaaaaaaaatgtatttttggaACGTCTTTGCTCGCCAAAGACGTAACGTAACTCTCTAGGGTTTCGCTTTACGTGAAGAAAGTGACATTTAAGTTATTGCCATTAtcaataaatgtaaaaattcaAACGCGTGAAAGCTGTAccttataaataagaaattaacatatttattttcttcctaaaatatttttttgcaatttaattttttcctggtaaaattaaagaaaaaatcgtAAACCTCAACTTTTGCCTCTATATTCATGTTTGCGTATAATGAGACGAATTATTGCGTTCAGAAATTAACAATTTCTGGTGAcgatatattattaaattatattaagttcATGTATTACTTAAAATTctagatttaattaaaaattcactATGTTCAATTGTgtatctatattatttaaattaattcgaGTGGAAACCTTTGGGTGGAACACCGTTCTACAACAGCGCCAAAGTAAACATAGAACCTTCAGCGAAGAATTGATTTTACGTCACTATTCAAGCGCTTGTCACGGCGCAACATTTGAACACGAGCAACCAAAAATATCTACATAGAACAGTAAATATCGAATCAAAATGTACCGTGGTTAATAATCACTGTCAgaaaaaactaataaacaaaTCTACTAAGGAAATACATTGAGCTTACACCCCATTCCGTCGTACAAAGGTAAGTCTacgcttaaaaaaataataagtatttaaattattccaCACTCCTAATACTTATCGATTTTGCTGTTCTAATATTACTTTCTTTCATTATATCTTAAATAGTTCATTACccgtattgtattttatatcgTTTTGTGAGCAATATTGATCCTGAAATTTCGTCTTCTTGTTTCGTTAGACAATCAAAGAAAATGTATGATAAGAAGGTTGTGGGTCATGGCTCAGTTAATACACtatcttattgttattttgatgCACATTAAAGATTATGAAACGATGTGAATATTCCAAggtttgttaaaaacagtgtgTTATCAGGTGGTTTCGATACTTATTTCGGGCACTGCACCTTAACTACCTTGTACACTACAATGTCAATTTATTCCCCTTTTATAAAATCTTCGAGAGTAAAATAGTGGGTATTTTTTTGTCagcattaggtacattttatttatcGAAAAATAGAAGTGATAAAATAGTCAGATTTTTGTTAACATGATCTTTATCTTTATCGCACTTGAATCGTGAATTACGTAATCATATTTTAAGAAAGTGTGGTTCTTATCATTACGATTCAAAACACGATAATGGTCTCGTAAATAAAAATCACTAATTTATTAAGTACCGTTTGTTTATCTATATTATTgcgattaaatatttattgtacgtaAAATGagtgccaatttttttttaaacacatttaCGCGTACAATTAGAATTAGATACTTACTTAGGATAGGCCGGCGTAGATGTTCTCCAAATTTTCAGTATATCTTTTTCGGCTCTACCTACATCTTAAAATGATGTGCCTACACAATTTTAACGAGTGTTTAAAATCTATCGCTTTGTTAGTAATTAACTATGTATATTTCATTAGACTTATCGTAGGGCAGAGTGCACTGTCATTGTTTGATTACGTTTCGGCATCTTGTATACCTAAACAGGGTAAAGTCAGTTATACTTACACTTGTCTTGTTAAGCGATAACTGTGTTTTAGTGACGTTGATATTGGGTGGTTTATACCTACTGAAAAAGATAACTAAATCATTTATTGTATCTATGTTTGCTATACGTGAATATTCAAGACAAAAGGAGTTCGGCGCTCCGCAGGTAGTCAAATATTCAAATACGTCACTATAATATACTTACATTTTATAGTTTTCGTTCgcgtaaattattaaatatccaagTTCCGAGAttcatgtccaacagtggatgtacTAACGGCTGTTGTGTTGACCCCAGATTGGCAATGTAAATGTATTGATCGAAACACTAAATAACTACGTAAACTGCCACCGTCAAAGTCAAACGCGGCACACTCATTAATTAGTCTCTTTCAGTTCCCAAATCAACAATGAGCAAACCAATCGACCTAAACGGCTCCCGCTATGACCAAGACACCTACATAGGCCGTGCAAAGCACTTCTTCATGCTCACAAACCCCATGAACATATTCGCCACGGCCGAGCAGCTCCAGGAGGCCAAAAAAATCGTGGAGACCTATCAGTAAGTATTTTGACATAATATCTTTGGAAAAAAGCGTGGTGCCTATAACGCAGAATAAATGATAGTACTACCTATACCTCGACAAGTTATGTCGCAGGGAGCCTTTGCTGCCTTATCAATATTTTAGGGCGGGTCCGCCGTTGTGgggcacgatgggcatgcccTAATAACCCTTTGTGACAACACACTTTCTTGGTCTATTGAGATCGATAGGCTAATGTCATGATTAGcggaaaaaaggaaaaattaagttaaaagtCGTTCATGAGCGAGTTcgtactccgactcgcacttggccgagggtggctgtgaccacaaccttttttgagggctggatCCGCGCCTGGTTCCACCGAGCGTCACGGTAGGTATCtgaaacagagggtcgtgggtgaTTGTACTCTACTCTCTCGCTTTTACTATCGGTAATGATGGACCTCTAACTTTATTGAGACTGGCAATCTAcctcaaaatataaatattacttatcttttaaaaaaacaactgaGTGACGAACAATCATCGTCCAAATGTGTTTGTAATTATACACCTGTGTTTACCGAAGTGATAGCACCGTCACACACAACGTTTCGAATCTGCAGCAAGATGTTTGGAAAacatgtacttaggtactttcaTGGCCATATCAAAACGTCCGTTTTGTCAGCGATGTATTTGCTAAGTCAAAATACTGCACCATTTTGTCATTGACATTCCAGAAGTTAGTCTAAATTAACTTAAGACTTATTGATTCGCTGTAACGCTGAACTTTGATTCATAAAGACACACTGTACGAATCATATCTATAGTACAGGTTTCATTAAATAAACGTTCAAAATTATTCTggaatatttaaacaaataggtagggttagtttgactgaatgAATACCCACGTAAAGGCTTCTGACCAGAATTTTTGATTCcaaagagtgagagggacggtacgagtACGACacgacttcgattttcgaatttcgtagtagccccgcactGTTTAAATCCGCATCTTTATCCATCCATAGggattatttttttag from Choristoneura fumiferana chromosome 25, NRCan_CFum_1, whole genome shotgun sequence carries:
- the Idh3b gene encoding isocitrate dehydrogenase [NAD] subunit beta, mitochondrial isoform X1, producing the protein MSLITRNIIRTLVQGSQLAGKGFHTTSAVNSDTNVCYAPHSISSLSKGGRIKCTLIPGDGVGPELVYSVQEVFKAAGIPVDFESYFFSEVNPTLSAPLEDVVNSIARNKICIKGILATPDFSHTGELQTLNMKLRNALDLYANVVHVKSLPNVNCRHKDVDCIIIREQTEGEYSALEHESVPGVVECLKIITAVKSDRIAKFAFDYAVKMGRKKVTAVHKANIMKLGDGTFLRSCEQMAALYPRIEFEKMIVDNCTMQMVSNPNQFDVMVAPNLYGNIVDNLASGLVGGAGVVAGASYSPECAVFEQGARHIFSGAVGKNIANPCAMLLCSANLLAHVNLHSYSKMIKNAINKVLLDGKVRTKDLGGQSTTKDFTNAIIFSLTHP
- the Idh3b gene encoding isocitrate dehydrogenase [NAD] subunit beta, mitochondrial isoform X2, with amino-acid sequence MSLITRNIIRTLVQGSQLAGKGFHTTSAVNSDTNSKGGRIKCTLIPGDGVGPELVYSVQEVFKAAGIPVDFESYFFSEVNPTLSAPLEDVVNSIARNKICIKGILATPDFSHTGELQTLNMKLRNALDLYANVVHVKSLPNVNCRHKDVDCIIIREQTEGEYSALEHESVPGVVECLKIITAVKSDRIAKFAFDYAVKMGRKKVTAVHKANIMKLGDGTFLRSCEQMAALYPRIEFEKMIVDNCTMQMVSNPNQFDVMVAPNLYGNIVDNLASGLVGGAGVVAGASYSPECAVFEQGARHIFSGAVGKNIANPCAMLLCSANLLAHVNLHSYSKMIKNAINKVLLDGKVRTKDLGGQSTTKDFTNAIIFSLTHP